GAAAACTTAGCCAAAGCAGACCTTTATATAGAGGCTATTAATAAGCGTACCATTCTATTGTTCTGCCGACTCCCACTTGCGCTAGCGCACAAAACATTAAAAGCGATGCAAGAAGGTCGTGAAAAAATGACACGCGCAGAAGTGGAGCAAACAGTAGAAGAAGTGCAAGGAGAATAGAGGTGCCTGACACCCAAACAATTCAAACAATTCACTTCAATTTATAAAAATGCATAGGCCCTTGTCTTAAGTAAGCTTAAGACAAGGGCTTTGCTTTTATATTTCGCTGATAAATCGACTAATCAGCTCATAGCTCAAGTATAGCGAAAGTACAGATAATAATGTAAATACAATCTTTTCTACTTTTCCACCTGTTCTTGTTGTTAGTGGAAAACGAACCGACATGTTGAACGGAAAGAAAAGCTTCACTCCCTGTTTCGTTCCCATATCCAATATAATGTGACTCGACATCCCTATTAAAAGTCCCGCAACAATCGACGGATATGGAATAATTGTCTGTAACAATAGCGCGACAAGAACCACAAACAATAAACTATGTGTAAAAGAGCGATGTCCAAATAG
This genomic interval from Lysinibacillus sphaericus contains the following:
- a CDS encoding metal-dependent hydrolase, with amino-acid sequence MQGNTHIVGGITASLAFAQISNDNPFVLVGAGVLGALLPDICHGGSKIGRTFPLISKMVNKLFGHRSFTHSLLFVVLVALLLQTIIPYPSIVAGLLIGMSSHIILDMGTKQGVKLFFPFNMSVRFPLTTRTGGKVEKIVFTLLSVLSLYLSYELISRFISEI